A region of Tolypothrix sp. NIES-4075 DNA encodes the following proteins:
- a CDS encoding KGK domain-containing protein: MANRFEALKPNEVISVDSESFTHLEVSTTLKLAELFEAFKEYVGSDVTEATLFDEGMECEVLKLGASNWQKGKVRFNIEFCPSEPEVAEKLVDNNLEIIPEMSPLDDLRQQLKQIQHQ; the protein is encoded by the coding sequence ATGGCAAATAGATTTGAAGCGCTGAAACCGAATGAAGTTATATCTGTAGACTCTGAAAGTTTTACACATTTAGAAGTATCAACCACATTAAAATTGGCTGAACTGTTTGAAGCATTTAAAGAATATGTTGGTTCTGATGTAACAGAGGCGACATTGTTTGACGAAGGCATGGAGTGTGAAGTTCTAAAACTCGGTGCGAGTAACTGGCAAAAAGGAAAAGTTAGATTCAATATAGAATTTTGTCCTTCGGAGCCTGAGGTAGCGGAAAAACTTGTAGACAATAACCTAGAAATTATTCCAGAAATGTCTCCACTTGATGACCTTCGTCAGCAACTCAAACAAATTCAACATCAGTAA
- a CDS encoding KGK domain-containing protein translates to MVNGFEALSQDDVVSIYPEVFQQLNVSNTFKAVHLLESIKVYIGSKTIEASLFNKGINCEVLRLGNKRWQKGKVRIRLEFSPDERESPLEELRQQLKQIEHQ, encoded by the coding sequence ATGGTAAATGGATTTGAAGCGCTGAGTCAGGATGATGTTGTGTCTATATATCCTGAAGTTTTTCAGCAATTAAATGTATCAAACACATTTAAAGCAGTTCACCTGCTGGAAAGTATTAAGGTATATATTGGCTCTAAAACAATAGAAGCATCATTGTTTAATAAAGGAATAAACTGTGAAGTGCTGAGATTGGGTAATAAACGTTGGCAAAAGGGAAAAGTCCGCATCCGTCTAGAATTTAGTCCTGATGAACGTGAATCGCCACTTGAAGAACTCAGACAGCAACTCAAGCAAATTGAACATCAATAA
- the ccsB gene encoding c-type cytochrome biogenesis protein CcsB, with product MNLVVLQNWLDNASFAVLFLTMLVYWVGAAFGNLSAIAALGTAGMAIANLCIATLLGARWIEAGYFPLSNLYESLFFLTWGITTVHLIAENTSRSRLVGVFTAPVAMCISAFATLTLPSTMQSAEPLVPALKSNWLMMHVSVMMLSYAALMVGSLLAIAFLFVTGGQNIQLQGSSVGTGGYRSNGYRLHKAGELVSVPTPAAENNGFARNERNTNGNSKTAVLDTVLATPIQNSEETLTPQRLSLAETLDNVSYRIIGLGFPLLTIGIIAGGVWANEAWGTYWSWDPKETWALITWLVFAAYLHSRITRGWQGRRPAILAATGFVVVWICYLGVNLLGKGLHSYGWFF from the coding sequence ATGAATCTGGTTGTACTCCAGAACTGGCTGGACAATGCCTCCTTTGCCGTTTTATTTCTCACAATGCTGGTTTATTGGGTTGGGGCAGCTTTTGGGAATCTGTCCGCAATTGCCGCTTTGGGGACAGCTGGTATGGCGATCGCTAATTTGTGTATAGCTACGCTACTAGGAGCGCGATGGATCGAAGCTGGTTATTTTCCTTTGAGCAATCTTTATGAATCGTTATTTTTCTTAACTTGGGGAATTACTACCGTCCATTTAATTGCGGAAAATACTAGCCGCAGCCGCTTGGTAGGGGTTTTTACAGCACCTGTGGCGATGTGCATCAGCGCTTTTGCTACCCTGACACTGCCTTCAACAATGCAATCAGCCGAACCTCTAGTGCCTGCACTGAAATCTAATTGGCTGATGATGCACGTAAGTGTGATGATGTTAAGTTATGCGGCTTTGATGGTAGGTTCGCTGTTAGCGATCGCCTTTCTTTTCGTTACTGGCGGTCAAAATATTCAACTACAAGGTAGTTCTGTCGGTACTGGTGGTTATCGCAGCAACGGCTACCGCTTGCATAAAGCTGGTGAACTAGTTTCTGTACCAACTCCCGCTGCGGAAAATAATGGCTTTGCTCGTAATGAACGTAATACCAACGGCAACAGCAAAACAGCAGTTTTGGATACAGTACTCGCAACACCAATCCAAAATTCCGAAGAAACCCTTACACCCCAGCGCCTCAGCCTTGCCGAAACCTTAGATAATGTCAGTTATCGCATCATTGGGTTAGGATTTCCCCTGCTAACAATTGGCATTATTGCTGGTGGAGTTTGGGCAAATGAAGCTTGGGGTACTTATTGGAGTTGGGACCCGAAAGAAACTTGGGCGCTAATTACTTGGTTAGTGTTTGCGGCATATCTTCACTCTAGAATTACTCGTGGTTGGCAAGGGCGTCGTCCGGCAATTTTAGCTGCTACTGGCTTTGTTGTTGTTTGGATTTGTTATTTGGGTGTGAATCTTTTGGGTAAGGGTTTACATTCTTACGGTTGGTTTTTTTAA
- a CDS encoding methyl-accepting chemotaxis protein, with translation MEANIDEYLEIYKQACTAYAQQNYEVAATLVDSVVENLPDDANCHLLRGHVYYVLQQYDVASSEYQKVLQLTKDEEIISFARNGLENVNQYQQQEEQIAEVDNEPPNSSEPEAMMGADNEEDNFDLSYYSEHPQAVDVIEELSFSSPFEMPTDSTVFGTSLESNDSADSNPFVLNAESQLDSSNSEEQSKLDLPAFWEEDVSQGSKELGGGANYTDINYPINSNNSSGSPFEEFVPSTGNSLEKPPDFLIEVENSQGLISEEFKSQLNNVEDETLFLSEVSSKNGSKPTNNSGYSSPENNCKSSSLNGNFTFEEKSENLDSTDKKQNGLDDDDSFDFEAFESAFGSDALTDDEDTNSIISGNTSKSNNIEFLDDFDAFDDLGNIPGFDITGGNSSFSDVSIPSGSLDTSSKIGKKVSQVPPTVENSDLLSETLRERDSELFSMTGSQEAVPVFTQTDVSKVEPVVNVEQGLLAPLENAPLEQKQWIIAGTVGIVSAVVVAVVSFSAANLSAPQQREGVRNTGWAMALAAGLASFGTASFMGNLTLKQIRRTTNDLQTQFDAVRQGNLNAQATVYSEDQLGQLAAGFNEMAKVIFTTTNEAQRKADEQEEAKENLQRQVIRLLDDVEGAARGDLTVQAEVTADVLGAVADAFNLTIQNLRDIVQQVKVAAREVTKGATNSETFARALSSDALRQAEELAVTLNSVQVMTDSIQRVAEAAREAETVTREASAFALKGGEAVENTVAGILEIRETVAETTRKVKRLAESSQEISKIVALISQIASRTNLLALNASIEAARAGEAGRGFAIVADEVRQLADRSAKSLKEIEEIVRQIQSETSSVMTAMEEGTQQVIQGTKLAEEAKRSLENIIQVANRIDILVRSITTDTVEQTETSRAVAQVMQSVELTAQETSQEAQRVSGALQHLVGVSRDLISSVERFKVETLETR, from the coding sequence ATGGAAGCAAATATAGACGAATACTTAGAAATTTATAAACAAGCTTGTACGGCATACGCGCAACAAAACTATGAAGTTGCCGCGACTTTAGTTGACTCTGTGGTAGAAAATTTACCCGATGACGCTAACTGCCATTTGTTGCGGGGTCACGTTTACTATGTTTTGCAACAATACGATGTGGCATCATCAGAATACCAAAAAGTTTTGCAGTTGACGAAGGATGAAGAAATTATTAGTTTTGCTCGTAATGGTCTTGAAAATGTCAATCAATACCAACAGCAAGAAGAACAAATCGCCGAGGTAGATAATGAGCCTCCCAATTCTAGCGAGCCTGAGGCTATGATGGGCGCAGACAATGAAGAAGATAACTTTGATTTAAGCTATTATAGTGAGCATCCACAAGCTGTGGACGTAATCGAAGAACTATCTTTCAGCAGTCCATTTGAAATGCCCACAGATAGTACTGTATTTGGTACGTCACTAGAATCAAATGATAGCGCTGACAGTAATCCTTTTGTTTTGAATGCAGAATCACAATTAGATTCAAGTAATAGTGAGGAACAATCAAAGTTAGATTTGCCAGCTTTCTGGGAAGAAGATGTCTCACAAGGTAGTAAAGAGCTAGGAGGTGGCGCAAATTATACTGATATAAATTACCCAATTAACAGCAATAACAGTAGTGGTTCGCCTTTTGAAGAGTTTGTACCATCAACAGGCAATAGCTTAGAAAAACCTCCTGATTTTTTGATTGAAGTTGAAAATTCCCAAGGATTAATCAGTGAAGAGTTTAAGTCTCAACTAAATAATGTTGAAGATGAAACTTTATTTCTGAGCGAAGTATCCAGCAAAAATGGTTCAAAACCAACAAATAATTCGGGATACAGCAGTCCAGAAAATAATTGTAAAAGTTCATCATTAAATGGTAATTTTACTTTTGAGGAAAAGTCTGAAAATTTAGATTCAACTGACAAAAAGCAAAACGGATTAGATGATGATGATAGTTTTGACTTTGAGGCTTTTGAGTCTGCCTTTGGCTCAGATGCGTTAACAGATGACGAAGATACAAACAGTATAATTAGTGGAAATACTTCCAAAAGCAATAACATTGAGTTTTTAGACGATTTTGATGCCTTTGACGATTTAGGAAACATTCCTGGTTTTGATATTACAGGAGGAAATTCTAGTTTCAGCGATGTGTCAATACCTTCTGGTTCATTGGATACCAGTAGTAAAATAGGCAAAAAAGTTTCCCAAGTTCCGCCAACTGTCGAAAATAGCGATCTCCTGTCGGAGACGCTACGCGAACGCGATTCGGAACTCTTCAGTATGACTGGTTCGCAAGAAGCAGTCCCCGTCTTTACGCAAACAGATGTCTCAAAAGTAGAACCTGTTGTTAATGTCGAGCAAGGCTTATTAGCACCATTAGAAAATGCTCCCCTGGAACAAAAACAATGGATTATCGCTGGGACTGTCGGTATTGTTTCGGCGGTAGTTGTCGCTGTAGTTAGTTTCAGTGCGGCTAATTTGTCTGCCCCGCAACAACGCGAAGGAGTGCGAAATACAGGCTGGGCAATGGCTCTAGCTGCCGGACTTGCTAGTTTTGGTACAGCTAGCTTTATGGGAAATCTCACACTCAAGCAAATTCGCCGCACAACTAACGATCTGCAAACTCAGTTTGATGCGGTGCGTCAAGGAAATCTCAATGCTCAAGCCACGGTATACTCAGAAGACCAATTAGGACAATTAGCCGCTGGCTTCAACGAAATGGCTAAGGTAATTTTCACGACGACAAATGAAGCTCAACGCAAAGCTGATGAACAAGAAGAGGCAAAAGAAAATCTCCAACGCCAAGTGATTCGGCTATTGGACGATGTGGAAGGAGCTGCCAGGGGAGATTTGACGGTGCAAGCTGAGGTGACAGCTGATGTCTTGGGAGCAGTTGCGGACGCTTTTAACTTAACAATTCAAAATTTGCGGGATATCGTCCAACAAGTGAAAGTGGCAGCGCGGGAAGTGACAAAAGGAGCCACCAATTCAGAAACTTTTGCTAGAGCATTATCTAGTGATGCTTTGCGACAAGCTGAGGAGTTGGCAGTCACGCTCAATTCCGTGCAGGTGATGACAGATTCGATTCAGCGGGTAGCGGAAGCAGCGCGAGAAGCCGAAACTGTCACCCGTGAAGCTAGCGCTTTTGCGCTTAAAGGTGGGGAAGCGGTAGAAAACACCGTGGCGGGGATTTTGGAAATTCGCGAGACCGTAGCAGAAACTACCCGAAAAGTCAAGCGATTAGCGGAATCTTCCCAAGAAATTTCTAAAATTGTGGCGTTGATTTCGCAAATTGCTTCTAGAACGAATCTGTTAGCGCTGAATGCTAGTATTGAAGCAGCGCGAGCCGGAGAAGCTGGAAGAGGATTTGCGATCGTTGCTGATGAAGTGCGTCAGCTTGCAGATAGATCGGCTAAATCTTTGAAAGAAATTGAAGAAATTGTCCGGCAAATTCAGAGCGAAACTAGTTCTGTAATGACGGCAATGGAAGAAGGCACACAACAGGTTATTCAAGGTACAAAATTAGCCGAAGAAGCCAAGCGATCGCTTGAAAATATCATTCAAGTCGCAAATCGTATTGATATTCTTGTACGTTCTATCACCACTGACACTGTAGAACAAACGGAAACCTCTCGCGCTGTGGCTCAGGTAATGCAGTCTGTGGAACTCACAGCGCAAGAAACCTCCCAAGAAGCACAGAGAGTTTCTGGTGCTTTACAACACTTGGTAGGTGTATCCCGCGACTTAATCTCCTCCGTTGAACGTTTCAAAGTGGAAACCCTGGAAACAAGGTAA
- a CDS encoding response regulator, giving the protein MYGNLNEIDIRSILQLIELGQRTGQLFVEARSHNSNKLSVDEVIRQGSWSEFKQQSWYVFFLNGQIIYCQDSDSSWTRIADYLRHYRVQTRLDKVQLAYLETLNAPEYGYLWTLLERNIIQPKVAQTIIHRLVHETLFDLLSLHQGNFIFDLGSAFAPQLTTLEIAPLVTKIMKQVQEWKLLYPHIQSPDQFPVLADITELRSSLPAATVNKLQQWVDGKTSLRQLARYLNRDVLTVAKAIYPYVQQGCVHLVYSSTSTVAQIQKSQQELLQKARIVCIDDTATICETVESILKPLGYEAIAFTNPLEAIARVFQIKPNLILCDITMPELDGYEICGMLRHSTAFRLVPIIMLSSKNAFIDRVRARMVGACDYLTKPFTDTELLMLVEKYLNYSVVWRHNQNLRLVDPIPDRVKDSITESA; this is encoded by the coding sequence ATGTACGGAAATTTAAATGAAATTGATATTCGTAGTATTCTCCAATTGATTGAGTTGGGGCAGCGAACAGGGCAATTATTTGTAGAAGCCCGTAGTCACAATAGCAACAAACTTAGTGTAGATGAAGTAATTAGACAGGGTTCTTGGTCTGAGTTTAAACAACAGTCTTGGTACGTATTTTTTCTCAACGGTCAAATTATTTATTGCCAAGATAGCGACAGCAGTTGGACAAGAATTGCCGATTACTTGCGTCATTACCGAGTTCAGACACGACTTGACAAAGTACAACTTGCTTACCTAGAAACACTAAATGCTCCAGAGTACGGCTATCTTTGGACGCTTTTAGAGCGGAATATTATTCAACCAAAAGTGGCGCAAACTATTATCCACCGCTTGGTGCATGAGACTTTGTTTGATTTGCTGAGTTTACATCAAGGTAACTTCATTTTCGATTTGGGTTCGGCATTTGCCCCGCAATTAACTACTTTAGAGATTGCTCCGCTTGTCACCAAAATTATGAAGCAGGTGCAAGAGTGGAAATTGCTTTATCCACATATTCAATCTCCCGATCAATTTCCGGTGCTTGCTGATATAACTGAACTACGCTCTTCACTGCCAGCAGCAACGGTGAATAAGTTACAGCAGTGGGTCGATGGTAAAACATCTTTGCGTCAATTGGCTCGATATCTGAATCGAGACGTTTTGACAGTTGCTAAAGCAATATATCCATACGTGCAACAAGGTTGCGTACATTTAGTATATTCAAGTACATCTACGGTTGCACAAATACAAAAGAGTCAACAAGAGTTATTACAAAAGGCACGCATAGTCTGTATTGACGATACGGCTACGATTTGTGAAACTGTAGAGTCTATTTTGAAACCACTTGGTTATGAAGCGATCGCCTTCACCAATCCCTTAGAAGCGATCGCCCGTGTTTTTCAAATCAAGCCAAATCTCATTTTATGCGATATAACCATGCCAGAGTTGGATGGTTACGAAATTTGTGGAATGCTGCGACATTCAACAGCATTTCGGCTCGTGCCGATTATCATGCTAAGTAGTAAAAATGCATTTATCGATCGCGTTAGAGCAAGGATGGTCGGGGCATGTGATTATTTAACAAAACCATTTACAGACACAGAATTGCTGATGCTTGTAGAAAAATATCTCAACTATAGTGTTGTTTGGCGACACAACCAAAACCTAAGACTTGTTGATCCCATCCCAGATCGAGTAAAAGATAGTATCACAGAATCAGCTTGA
- the tilS gene encoding tRNA lysidine(34) synthetase TilS has protein sequence MSRSFWTPLHAKIHRTIRSRHLFERNQRLLVAVSGGQDSLCLIKLLLDLEPKWGWDLGIAHCDHRWRTDSQANAQHVKNLAESWEISFYLETANEPLNSEAAARNWRYQAMKAIALEHNYNYIVTGHTKSDRAETLLYNLMRGTGADGLQALTWQRLLTDKILLVRPLLEITRAQTKDFCTDFQLPIWEDSTNEDLKYTRNRIRLELLPYLQENFNPQVESALAQTAELLQAEVEYLEQAADRLREEAMRGGDGEIGRWRDGETRRQEEILLLKLNRRILQKAPLALQRRVMRYCLQQILPCAPSFEQIEKLTGLITAPNRSQTDPFPGGAIAKVENDWIYVSC, from the coding sequence ATGAGCCGCTCTTTTTGGACTCCTCTACACGCAAAAATACATCGCACGATCCGATCGCGTCATCTATTTGAACGCAACCAACGCTTATTAGTTGCGGTTTCCGGTGGGCAAGATTCTCTGTGTTTAATCAAATTACTGTTAGATTTAGAACCAAAATGGGGATGGGATTTAGGTATCGCTCACTGCGATCATCGCTGGCGTACTGACTCGCAAGCTAATGCACAGCATGTAAAAAATTTAGCCGAAAGTTGGGAAATATCCTTTTACTTAGAAACCGCTAACGAACCGTTAAATAGTGAAGCGGCTGCACGAAATTGGCGGTATCAAGCAATGAAAGCGATCGCACTTGAACATAATTACAACTATATTGTTACAGGTCACACAAAGAGCGATCGCGCTGAAACTCTTCTTTACAACTTAATGCGTGGTACTGGTGCTGATGGTTTGCAAGCTTTAACTTGGCAACGCTTATTAACCGATAAGATTCTACTAGTGCGTCCACTTTTAGAAATCACTCGCGCCCAAACGAAAGATTTTTGTACAGACTTTCAACTACCAATTTGGGAAGATTCCACTAATGAAGATTTGAAGTACACCCGTAACCGCATCCGCCTAGAATTATTACCATATTTGCAAGAAAATTTCAACCCCCAAGTTGAATCAGCTTTAGCTCAAACTGCCGAACTTCTGCAAGCGGAAGTGGAATATTTAGAACAAGCAGCCGATCGCTTGCGGGAAGAGGCGATGAGAGGAGGAGATGGGGAGATAGGGAGATGGCGAGATGGGGAGACAAGGAGACAAGAGGAGATACTCCTCCTAAAACTCAATCGTCGCATTTTGCAGAAAGCACCATTGGCATTGCAACGTCGGGTCATGCGTTACTGTTTACAACAAATACTTCCATGCGCCCCTAGTTTTGAGCAAATCGAAAAACTAACAGGTTTAATTACAGCACCAAACCGATCGCAAACCGATCCATTTCCTGGGGGTGCGATCGCCAAAGTAGAAAACGATTGGATTTATGTTAGTTGTTAG
- the hmpF gene encoding pilus motility taxis protein HmpF, which produces MLYLAEVQKQKGGLLGGGSKTELKLLACQRTDQNWSNVSEEAIAAEDASKLNDGALVLVELNPQRQVQRIQEAGRPLVNILQNFSRQVEKFKLKEEEIDQWKESLTFQAQELNRREMEMEARAEQLQQMDDDFQRLEAEKQEVDTSKQEIERLRQEFERNRQELEGAWEHLRGEQRRLEEHQAEFQQPNVLDEEQSRVLSELLDRLSSQVDPNLTVREHLNFALEMVENQQATLNPHWQQLESLRTAASQQQEEVDQLEQTKCDRAYEWQQAQNAVLQQTADLKMNTASLASKQECARMLKQQLQHQEDLHQQIQFLVAISGDVVLGEQVNVEALEKMPLQELQQTVQDLHEKLQIDSSFVHEQEVELKFKQDIIDELQSKLNQASDNDHINLEMELADEKDLYQMLNETLVGQRRSLLLRQESFKQHQAVLHRRQGQSANEDDQKIDLVPILRQLEGQQQQQSQELQNLEREIEQIHSQIQLAEKMFNNQIQEQEEKRQELKVLEENLQSLQIATAEYWAKVNVYQETLQPIQDSLDGLRHKLQGIAESLATVEETGDYQLQAITQMRQTILSLIQPELLAS; this is translated from the coding sequence GTGCTGTATTTAGCAGAAGTACAAAAACAAAAAGGCGGCTTACTCGGTGGTGGTTCTAAAACAGAACTTAAATTACTGGCTTGTCAACGGACAGACCAAAATTGGAGTAATGTTTCAGAAGAAGCGATCGCGGCTGAAGACGCAAGCAAATTAAACGACGGCGCACTGGTGCTGGTTGAATTGAATCCTCAGCGTCAAGTGCAGAGAATTCAAGAAGCAGGGCGTCCGCTAGTTAATATTTTGCAGAATTTTTCTCGTCAAGTAGAAAAATTTAAGCTTAAAGAAGAAGAAATTGACCAGTGGAAAGAGTCACTGACATTTCAAGCACAAGAGTTAAATCGCCGCGAAATGGAAATGGAAGCGCGTGCGGAACAACTGCAACAAATGGATGATGATTTTCAACGTCTGGAAGCCGAAAAGCAAGAAGTTGATACATCAAAGCAGGAAATAGAACGGTTGCGACAAGAATTTGAACGCAATCGCCAAGAACTAGAAGGTGCTTGGGAGCATTTGCGCGGTGAGCAACGCCGTTTGGAGGAACATCAAGCAGAATTCCAGCAACCAAATGTTTTGGATGAGGAGCAAAGCCGGGTGTTGAGCGAGTTGCTCGATCGCCTTTCGAGTCAAGTCGATCCAAACCTAACAGTGCGCGAGCATCTTAATTTTGCCTTAGAAATGGTGGAAAACCAGCAAGCTACTCTTAATCCACACTGGCAACAATTAGAATCTCTAAGAACTGCGGCTTCTCAACAGCAAGAGGAAGTTGACCAGTTAGAGCAAACAAAGTGCGATCGCGCTTATGAATGGCAACAAGCCCAAAATGCTGTCTTGCAGCAAACAGCAGATTTGAAAATGAATACAGCATCTCTTGCTAGTAAACAAGAGTGCGCTCGAATGCTTAAACAGCAGTTACAACACCAAGAAGATTTACACCAGCAAATTCAATTTTTGGTGGCTATTTCTGGCGATGTAGTTCTTGGCGAGCAAGTTAATGTCGAAGCTTTGGAAAAAATGCCTCTACAAGAACTGCAACAAACAGTGCAGGACTTGCACGAAAAGTTGCAAATTGACTCTAGCTTTGTCCACGAGCAAGAAGTAGAACTGAAATTCAAACAAGACATTATAGACGAACTGCAAAGTAAGTTAAATCAAGCATCTGACAATGACCATATCAATTTAGAAATGGAATTGGCAGATGAAAAAGACTTATACCAAATGTTGAATGAAACATTGGTAGGGCAACGCCGCAGTTTGCTTCTTCGGCAAGAGTCTTTTAAGCAACACCAAGCGGTATTGCATCGGCGACAAGGACAATCTGCCAATGAAGACGATCAAAAAATAGATTTAGTACCAATTTTGCGGCAACTTGAGGGGCAGCAACAACAACAGTCGCAGGAACTACAAAACTTAGAACGTGAGATTGAACAGATACATTCTCAAATTCAGCTAGCCGAGAAAATGTTCAACAATCAAATTCAAGAGCAAGAAGAGAAGCGTCAAGAACTAAAAGTCCTGGAAGAAAACTTGCAGTCGTTGCAAATAGCCACTGCTGAATACTGGGCTAAAGTTAATGTTTACCAAGAAACACTACAACCAATTCAGGATTCTCTCGACGGTTTACGGCACAAGCTGCAAGGCATAGCTGAATCTTTGGCTACAGTAGAGGAAACTGGTGATTATCAACTTCAGGCTATTACCCAGATGCGTCAAACTATTTTAAGTTTGATTCAACCAGAATTGTTAGCCTCTTAA
- a CDS encoding KGK domain-containing protein — protein sequence MGNGFESMESEDAVLSILKSQQRVIINNPMFKMGELLRKMKSKVIDIDSSYFEKDDAYVDQKRWLNEGVDCEILKPGGYWKRGKLRVRVTLEFCPDEPESPLDDLRQQLKQIEHQ from the coding sequence ATGGGAAATGGATTTGAGTCAATGGAAAGCGAAGATGCAGTTTTGTCTATTTTAAAATCTCAGCAAAGAGTTATAATTAACAATCCCATGTTCAAAATGGGTGAATTGCTCAGAAAAATGAAGTCAAAAGTCATCGATATTGATAGTAGCTATTTTGAAAAAGATGATGCATACGTAGACCAGAAAAGATGGCTGAATGAAGGTGTAGATTGTGAAATTCTCAAGCCAGGGGGTTACTGGAAAAGAGGCAAGCTTCGAGTACGAGTAACCTTGGAATTTTGCCCCGATGAACCTGAATCACCGCTTGATGACCTTCGTCAGCAACTCAAACAAATTGAACATCAATAA
- a CDS encoding chemotaxis protein CheW, with product MVKLPDFLGGSGQDHFRPEFQVESPEGELHLRFYIPSHQEFALPATGIREVIELSPDRITPIPNASPLLLGTLNLRGRVIWVADLGQFLGEVTALNTDKAEIPVIAIEEQDTIVGLAVEQIGGMDWLDVQHLIAPNNVPDAMAPFLRGEWLLDAQKNQCLRLLDQMAILRSARWAG from the coding sequence ATGGTTAAGTTACCGGACTTTTTAGGAGGCAGCGGTCAAGACCACTTCCGTCCTGAATTTCAAGTAGAAAGTCCTGAAGGTGAATTACATTTACGGTTTTACATTCCCTCGCATCAGGAGTTTGCACTACCAGCCACAGGCATCCGCGAGGTAATTGAACTAAGTCCTGATAGAATTACTCCAATTCCTAATGCTTCTCCTTTACTTTTGGGTACTCTAAATCTACGAGGTCGAGTAATTTGGGTGGCTGATTTGGGTCAATTTTTAGGAGAAGTAACTGCGTTAAATACCGACAAAGCAGAAATTCCGGTGATTGCTATAGAAGAGCAAGACACAATAGTCGGTTTAGCAGTAGAACAAATTGGTGGCATGGACTGGCTTGACGTGCAGCATCTAATCGCACCAAATAACGTGCCAGATGCTATGGCTCCCTTTTTGCGGGGAGAGTGGTTATTAGATGCTCAAAAAAATCAGTGTCTGCGACTGCTAGATCAAATGGCTATTTTGCGGAGTGCGCGGTGGGCAGGATGA
- a CDS encoding alpha/beta hydrolase: protein MGNGEWGIGKNYYQLPITNYQLPITNYQLPMPNAPLKRYYLVN from the coding sequence ATGGGGAATGGGGAATGGGGAATAGGAAAAAATTATTACCAATTACCAATTACCAATTACCAATTACCAATTACCAATTACCAATTACCAATGCCCAATGCCCCATTAAAACGATATTATCTAGTAAATTAG
- a CDS encoding response regulator transcription factor → MSTVLIVEDSVAQREMITDLLKASGLTVTHASDGLEALEAIQTTAPDLVVLDIVMPRMNGYEVCRRLKSDPKTQNVPVVMCSSKGEEFDRYWGMKQGADAYIAKPFQPTELVGTVKQLLRG, encoded by the coding sequence ATGAGTACAGTTCTGATTGTGGAAGACAGTGTGGCACAAAGGGAGATGATTACAGACCTCCTAAAAGCGAGTGGCTTAACAGTCACCCACGCCAGTGACGGATTAGAAGCGTTAGAAGCAATTCAAACCACAGCTCCCGATCTAGTGGTATTAGATATTGTCATGCCCAGGATGAATGGCTACGAAGTTTGCCGTCGGCTAAAGTCAGATCCAAAAACCCAAAATGTCCCTGTAGTCATGTGTTCTTCCAAAGGCGAAGAATTCGATCGCTACTGGGGTATGAAACAAGGCGCCGATGCCTACATAGCTAAACCGTTTCAGCCAACCGAGTTGGTAGGAACAGTCAAACAACTGCTGCGAGGATAA